One Thermodesulfobacteriota bacterium genomic region harbors:
- the sulP gene encoding sulfate permease, whose product MLLPKLFTTLRGYSKSTFTHDLFAGVTVGIVALPLAMAFAIASGVTPERGLFTAIVAGFLISLLGGSRVQIGGPTGAFVVIVAGIVAEFGYDGLVYCTILAGGFLIALGLFRMGGLIKFIPFPVTTGFTSGIAVVIFSTQIKDLLGLRMDHVPAEFIPKWIEYVRHLDVLNPEAAAIGIGTIMVIVVTRMFVPRLPAMLIGMTAATVAATSLGLDVETIGSRFGDLPRTLPVPSFPSFDIEKVKALISPAFTVGMLAAIESLLSATVADGMIGGRHRSNMELVAQGVANIGSAVFGGIPATGAIARTVTNIKSGAKTPVAGIIHAISLAIMLLFLAPLAKLIPLAALAGILVVVSWNMSEIGHFIGLLKAPKSDVMVLLTTFALTIFVDLTVAVEVGIVMAALLFIRRMSEVTNVGMITRELQGNGDDESDPNAISKRDVPPGVEVFEIQGPFFFGAADRFKEAIDLIEKPVPVVILRIRHVPAIDATGLHMIREFLHELRKDSTTLILSGVHAQPLFAMERSGLWDEVGEENIFGNIDDALNRAREILGLPKVPRPVPFVPVVAREADKDKEGNSV is encoded by the coding sequence ATGTTATTGCCCAAGCTCTTCACAACACTGCGCGGTTACAGCAAATCGACTTTCACGCACGACCTCTTCGCAGGCGTCACGGTGGGCATAGTCGCCCTCCCTCTGGCAATGGCTTTCGCCATAGCAAGCGGCGTGACGCCCGAGAGGGGCCTCTTCACGGCCATAGTCGCCGGGTTCCTCATATCCCTCCTCGGCGGGAGCAGGGTGCAGATAGGGGGACCCACGGGCGCTTTCGTCGTCATAGTGGCAGGCATAGTCGCCGAGTTCGGATACGACGGCCTCGTCTACTGCACGATTCTCGCGGGGGGGTTCCTCATCGCGCTGGGTCTATTCCGCATGGGGGGACTCATAAAATTCATCCCGTTCCCGGTCACGACCGGGTTCACCTCCGGCATAGCCGTCGTCATATTCTCGACCCAGATAAAGGACCTCCTCGGCCTCAGAATGGACCACGTCCCGGCCGAGTTCATCCCGAAATGGATCGAATACGTCCGTCACCTCGACGTGCTAAACCCCGAGGCTGCGGCAATCGGCATCGGGACGATCATGGTTATAGTAGTCACGCGCATGTTCGTGCCGAGGCTCCCCGCGATGCTCATCGGCATGACCGCGGCCACAGTGGCGGCTACGTCCCTCGGGCTCGACGTGGAGACGATAGGGAGCCGCTTCGGCGACCTCCCGAGGACGCTACCCGTGCCGAGCTTCCCGTCTTTCGATATAGAGAAGGTAAAAGCCTTAATATCGCCCGCCTTCACCGTAGGCATGCTCGCGGCCATCGAGTCGCTCCTTTCCGCCACAGTCGCTGACGGTATGATAGGCGGCCGCCACCGCTCGAATATGGAGCTCGTCGCACAGGGCGTCGCCAACATAGGCTCGGCGGTCTTCGGCGGTATTCCCGCTACCGGAGCCATCGCAAGGACGGTGACGAACATAAAGAGCGGCGCCAAAACGCCCGTAGCGGGAATCATACACGCAATATCCCTCGCTATAATGCTCCTGTTCCTCGCCCCGCTCGCGAAGCTCATCCCCTTAGCCGCGCTCGCCGGCATACTCGTCGTCGTAAGCTGGAACATGAGCGAGATAGGCCATTTCATAGGGCTCCTCAAGGCACCCAAGAGCGACGTGATGGTGCTCCTGACCACGTTCGCCCTCACTATATTCGTCGACCTGACCGTAGCCGTGGAAGTAGGCATAGTCATGGCTGCGCTCCTCTTTATAAGGCGGATGTCGGAAGTAACGAACGTCGGCATGATAACGCGCGAGCTCCAGGGGAACGGGGACGACGAGAGCGACCCGAACGCCATAAGCAAGCGGGACGTGCCGCCAGGCGTCGAGGTATTCGAGATACAGGGCCCGTTCTTCTTCGGCGCCGCGGACAGGTTCAAGGAGGCTATCGACCTCATCGAAAAGCCCGTGCCGGTCGTGATACTCCGTATCAGGCACGTGCCTGCGATAGATGCGACGGGCCTTCACATGATAAGGGAATTCCTGCACGAGCTGAGGAAAGATTCGACTACCCTCATACTCTCGGGAGTCCACGCCCAGCCTCTATTCGCGATGGAGCGCTCGGGACTCTGGGACGAGGTAGGGGAGGAGAACATATTCGGGAACATAGACGACGCGCTCAACCGCGCGAGGGAGATACTCGGCCTCCCGAAAGTGCCCCGTCCCGTGCCGTTCGTCCCTGTAGTAGCGCGCGAGGCGGATAAGGACAAAGAAGGAAACAGCGTTTAA
- a CDS encoding DUF5615 family PIN-like protein codes for MTLAVHVRDYQLHRSDDGGVFDRAFREDRILVSADTDFGTLPALRESRKPSIIIFRRGTERRPEKQLALLLTKPDSIRDYLEHGCVIIFDEERIRVRHLPMGSFS; via the coding sequence ATCACACTTGCCGTCCATGTCCGCGATTACCAGCTGCACCGGTCAGATGATGGAGGGGTATTTGACAGGGCGTTCCGCGAAGACCGGATTCTCGTCTCCGCGGATACCGATTTCGGGACACTGCCGGCATTGAGGGAGAGCAGGAAGCCATCAATAATTATATTTCGCCGGGGTACCGAACGACGGCCGGAAAAACAGCTCGCGCTTTTGCTCACCAAACCGGACAGCATTCGGGATTACCTGGAACATGGCTGTGTCATTATCTTCGATGAAGAGCGCATACGTGTTCGGCACCTGCCTATGGGGAGTTTCTCATAA
- the smpB gene encoding SsrA-binding protein SmpB, which translates to MEKVVCTHPRAKRDYDIEENYEAGIELRGSEVKSLRENQASIKESFAMIRDEEVFLVNSYIAPYEKASAFNHDPRRERKLLLNKREIQRLMGKTMIRGYTLIPLKIYFKRGKAKVDLALGKGKKVHDRREDIKRREADREMEKAMKKCY; encoded by the coding sequence ATGGAAAAGGTGGTCTGTACCCATCCCAGGGCGAAAAGGGATTACGACATAGAGGAGAACTACGAGGCCGGTATCGAGCTCAGGGGCTCCGAGGTGAAGTCGCTCCGCGAGAACCAGGCGAGCATAAAGGAGAGCTTCGCCATGATAAGGGACGAGGAGGTATTCCTCGTAAACAGCTACATAGCCCCTTATGAAAAGGCGAGCGCATTCAACCACGACCCGAGGCGCGAGAGGAAGCTGCTGCTTAACAAGCGCGAGATACAGAGGCTCATGGGCAAGACCATGATAAGGGGATACACCCTCATTCCACTCAAGATATACTTCAAGAGGGGGAAGGCGAAGGTCGATCTCGCTCTCGGCAAGGGCAAGAAGGTCCACGACAGGAGGGAGGACATAAAGCGGAGAGAGGCCGACAGGGAGATGGAGAAGGCTATGAAGAAGTGCTACTGA
- the dtd gene encoding D-aminoacyl-tRNA deacylase, which yields MRAIVQRVKEARVEVEGETVGRIGEGVLVLLGAGKDDTEEDAEYLAEKILGLRIFEDSEGKMNLSVTDTGGSVLVVSQFTLYGDCRKGRRPSFDKAAAPEVAERLYELFVDKLRERGAKVETGRFRAMMEVHLVNWGPVTLMLDSKREF from the coding sequence ATGCGAGCCATAGTTCAGCGTGTAAAAGAGGCGAGGGTGGAGGTCGAAGGCGAAACCGTGGGCCGGATAGGAGAGGGTGTGCTCGTGCTCCTGGGCGCGGGGAAGGACGATACTGAGGAGGACGCCGAGTACCTTGCCGAGAAAATCCTCGGGCTCCGGATATTCGAGGACTCGGAAGGAAAGATGAACCTTTCCGTGACGGACACAGGCGGCTCCGTGCTGGTCGTATCCCAATTCACACTATACGGCGATTGCCGGAAGGGAAGACGGCCTTCTTTCGACAAGGCCGCCGCTCCCGAGGTTGCGGAGAGGCTCTACGAGCTGTTCGTCGATAAGCTGAGGGAGCGCGGGGCGAAGGTGGAAACCGGCAGGTTCCGCGCGATGATGGAAGTGCATCTCGTCAATTGGGGACCTGTGACGCTGATGCTCGACAGCAAGAGGGAGTTTTGA
- a CDS encoding LysM peptidoglycan-binding domain-containing protein — MRIFNVIPVLMIVLGLAIPLANSIEFPPEPPKKLVIHTVKSGEELHLLAGYYFLDCRQWPRIYQANLGTISNPNKIYPGQELYVYVEEDWTPPFDLDAYVEKWRPYLLSGTVP; from the coding sequence ATGCGTATATTTAATGTAATTCCGGTATTGATGATCGTTCTGGGTCTTGCGATTCCGCTGGCGAATTCAATCGAATTCCCTCCGGAGCCGCCGAAGAAGCTCGTTATCCACACGGTAAAGAGCGGGGAGGAGCTTCACCTGCTGGCCGGATACTATTTCCTCGACTGCAGGCAGTGGCCTCGGATATACCAGGCGAACTTGGGAACAATTTCGAACCCGAACAAGATTTATCCCGGTCAGGAGCTTTACGTCTACGTGGAAGAGGACTGGACGCCGCCGTTCGACCTCGACGCCTACGTCGAGAAATGGCGTCCTTACTTACTCAGCGGCACAGTGCCTTAA
- a CDS encoding sigma-70 family RNA polymerase sigma factor, giving the protein MKKQKDLEKLTPRLAEIESGAPDENYTLYAYGGDDGFAEEGAEFDPEFTTLEGAGGRKKNRKSKLEEHLRLLHVYFKDLEYETSLLSPQEELRIAANIKKCENKAEAIRAVLSEISKDTSKKKSSIKKYPASTGKDLINYMERMNTLSNAYVRRSSELKNRFIKSNLKLVISIAKNYMGRGLPLADLIQEGNLGLMRAVEKFDYTLGYKFSTYASWWIQQAVFRAPFEKTKTIRIPVYLYEWAGKVRAVTTMLSRELGREPTCEEIAKELEISPAVVKRIIQTASDVMNNVQSLDTPISNEDQRTHIEFVEDEKIPPPDSAILKRTVQNRIEDILSMLTPKEQEIIRMRFGIGIETTYTLNEIGDIFGVTRERIRQIEKSALDKISSSYIGEYLRDLI; this is encoded by the coding sequence ATGAAAAAGCAGAAAGACCTCGAAAAGCTGACTCCGAGGCTCGCTGAAATCGAATCCGGCGCGCCTGACGAAAATTATACATTATATGCATACGGCGGGGACGATGGTTTCGCCGAGGAAGGCGCGGAATTCGACCCCGAATTCACCACGCTGGAAGGGGCCGGCGGCCGGAAGAAGAACCGGAAATCTAAACTGGAAGAGCACCTCAGGCTCCTCCACGTATACTTCAAGGACCTCGAATACGAGACGTCTCTCCTTTCACCCCAGGAAGAGCTCAGGATAGCGGCCAATATCAAGAAATGCGAGAACAAGGCCGAGGCAATAAGGGCGGTACTCTCCGAGATCTCGAAAGACACTTCAAAGAAAAAAAGCTCCATAAAAAAATACCCGGCTTCGACCGGCAAGGACCTCATCAACTATATGGAGAGGATGAACACCTTATCCAATGCGTACGTGAGGAGGTCGTCCGAGCTCAAGAACAGGTTCATCAAGTCGAACCTGAAGCTCGTCATCAGCATAGCGAAGAACTACATGGGCAGGGGGCTCCCGCTTGCAGACCTCATACAGGAAGGGAACCTCGGACTCATGAGAGCGGTCGAGAAATTCGACTACACGCTAGGATACAAGTTCTCGACATACGCTTCGTGGTGGATACAGCAGGCGGTATTCAGGGCGCCCTTCGAGAAGACGAAGACGATAAGGATACCGGTCTATCTCTACGAATGGGCCGGCAAGGTAAGGGCGGTCACGACAATGCTCTCGAGGGAGCTCGGCCGGGAGCCCACGTGCGAGGAGATAGCGAAGGAGCTCGAGATATCGCCAGCGGTAGTGAAGAGGATAATACAGACAGCTTCAGACGTCATGAACAACGTGCAGTCGCTCGACACCCCCATATCGAACGAGGACCAGAGGACTCACATCGAATTCGTCGAGGACGAGAAGATTCCGCCTCCCGACTCCGCCATACTCAAGCGCACCGTCCAGAACAGGATAGAGGACATACTGTCCATGCTCACGCCGAAGGAGCAGGAGATAATCAGGATGCGCTTCGGCATAGGGATCGAGACCACCTACACGCTAAACGAAATAGGGGACATATTCGGTGTAACTCGCGAGAGGATAAGGCAGATAGAAAAATCCGCCCTCGACAAGATTTCGTCATCCTACATCGGGGAATACCTGAGGGACCTGATTTAA
- a CDS encoding dodecin family protein, producing the protein MAVARITEIIGSSPKSWDDAVKNALDRANKTLRGLTGVEVTKMNAAIGKGGKITEYRAHIRITFILEG; encoded by the coding sequence ATGGCTGTTGCAAGGATCACCGAGATTATTGGATCGTCGCCGAAATCGTGGGACGACGCGGTAAAGAACGCACTCGACAGGGCGAACAAGACGCTCCGCGGGCTCACCGGCGTAGAGGTAACCAAGATGAACGCCGCCATAGGCAAGGGCGGGAAGATCACCGAATACAGGGCGCACATCAGGATTACGTTCATACTGGAGGGCTAA
- a CDS encoding acyl-CoA dehydrogenase family protein has protein sequence MDFEFTEEQQMFRDTIRDFGENEIAPLVEAAEKHEKFPKQIFPKLGEMGFLGISFPEEYGGVGLDKVTECIFAEEMGRINAGIAMCINAHTSLSCVPVYKFGTKEQKEKYLIPGIEGKVIGALGLTEPDAGSDARSIRATATKKGGKYHLNGTKTWITNGTMADFVIVAAYTDKTKKGTGISLFIVDADAPGFTEKNKIHKLGHRSADTAELVFENCEIPEENLLVGEGGFNGAMDTLLGARITHAAKSVGIAQAAFEFALQYSKEREAFGKHISKFQAISFKLADMAVKIESARLLVFKAAWLYSNDKKALKEASMAKLYAAEVVQWVATEAVQVLGGYGYGVEFPVERYYRDAKLASITEGTSEIQHIVIARELGI, from the coding sequence ATAGATTTCGAGTTTACTGAAGAGCAGCAGATGTTCAGGGATACGATACGGGACTTCGGTGAGAACGAGATAGCGCCGCTCGTGGAAGCCGCGGAGAAGCATGAGAAATTCCCCAAGCAGATATTCCCCAAGCTCGGGGAGATGGGTTTCCTCGGCATCTCTTTCCCCGAGGAATACGGCGGCGTGGGTTTGGACAAGGTGACGGAATGCATATTCGCCGAGGAGATGGGGCGCATTAACGCGGGCATAGCCATGTGCATTAACGCGCATACGAGCCTCTCCTGCGTGCCCGTCTATAAATTCGGCACGAAAGAGCAGAAGGAGAAGTATCTTATACCCGGGATCGAGGGAAAGGTCATTGGCGCGCTCGGGCTGACCGAGCCCGACGCAGGCTCGGACGCGAGGAGCATACGAGCGACGGCGACGAAAAAGGGCGGGAAATACCATCTCAACGGTACCAAGACCTGGATCACGAACGGCACTATGGCCGATTTCGTCATCGTCGCCGCCTATACGGACAAGACCAAAAAGGGCACGGGTATTAGCCTGTTCATAGTTGACGCTGACGCCCCCGGCTTCACGGAGAAGAACAAGATACACAAACTCGGTCACAGGTCGGCCGACACGGCCGAGCTCGTGTTCGAGAACTGCGAGATACCGGAAGAGAACCTCCTCGTCGGCGAGGGCGGGTTCAACGGCGCTATGGATACGCTCCTAGGCGCGCGCATCACGCACGCGGCCAAGTCCGTGGGCATAGCGCAGGCGGCTTTCGAGTTCGCGCTTCAATATTCGAAAGAAAGGGAGGCGTTCGGTAAGCACATATCGAAGTTCCAGGCGATAAGCTTCAAGCTCGCCGATATGGCGGTGAAGATAGAGTCCGCGCGGCTTTTAGTCTTCAAGGCGGCATGGCTTTACAGCAACGACAAGAAGGCTCTAAAGGAAGCTTCGATGGCTAAATTGTATGCCGCCGAGGTGGTGCAGTGGGTAGCGACCGAGGCCGTGCAGGTGCTGGGCGGATACGGGTACGGTGTCGAGTTCCCGGTAGAGAGATATTACAGGGACGCCAAGCTCGCCTCCATTACGGAAGGCACGTCCGAGATTCAGCACATCGTCATAGCGAGGGAGCTCGGGATCTAA